Proteins from one Candidatus Nitrospira nitrosa genomic window:
- a CDS encoding DUF4340 domain-containing protein, producing MRYWPTLLMLLILAGLAGYLYLVEFPAKQQEEKQETAQKQLLPFPETAITGLSITTAQGPIELKLTEPGKWSIVAPLRTEADTREVQALVRALVTGTVTRTLEDQTTQLAPFGLEPPVTTLTVTAGTRQETISIGDSGPLSNTLYVLRKSDHRILLTSLAPKDFVNKSLMTFRRKELLKFVQNDIERVRLTYPTTEIVIYNMAKDKPKPSWKIRYPIEAEADQNEVRSLMFRLEDLKALGIIDPGPERDSMAKTLTTPKVKVTLHTTAGDQSVRLYQPDPQKGEAIAETTPDAPLYRINPGLIRDLTKDLFILQDKRLFGLDYTDVAMLSVKTRDQEYVLINQSGEWVLEDQSMEKVSQEVADLFVSRVANLPAEERVMKQSAPLAPYGLLSPSAEFVATAKDGKATGKLTLGSQSGNLLYATGQRLSGLFQVRPDLLAQIPSKTELLGKVPSGTPSRQ from the coding sequence ATGCGTTATTGGCCTACACTCCTGATGTTGTTGATCCTGGCTGGACTGGCTGGCTATCTCTACCTGGTCGAGTTTCCCGCCAAGCAACAGGAAGAAAAACAGGAGACGGCACAGAAGCAACTCCTCCCGTTCCCGGAAACCGCCATCACGGGCCTCTCCATCACCACCGCTCAGGGGCCGATTGAGCTGAAGCTGACCGAACCGGGGAAGTGGTCCATCGTAGCTCCACTTCGGACCGAGGCGGACACACGCGAGGTTCAGGCCCTCGTTCGCGCACTGGTTACGGGAACCGTAACAAGAACTCTGGAGGACCAGACTACACAGCTAGCCCCATTCGGTCTTGAACCGCCGGTGACCACCCTCACGGTGACAGCCGGCACGCGACAGGAAACGATTTCCATCGGCGACAGCGGCCCTCTGTCCAATACCCTCTACGTCTTGAGGAAGTCGGATCATCGCATCCTCTTAACGAGCCTGGCCCCGAAGGATTTTGTCAATAAGTCCTTGATGACCTTTCGGCGGAAGGAGCTGTTGAAGTTTGTTCAAAATGATATCGAGCGGGTTCGCCTGACCTATCCGACGACCGAAATCGTGATTTACAACATGGCCAAGGATAAGCCCAAACCTTCGTGGAAAATCCGGTATCCGATCGAAGCCGAAGCGGATCAAAACGAAGTTCGGTCATTGATGTTCCGCCTGGAAGATCTGAAGGCGCTCGGCATCATCGATCCGGGTCCTGAACGAGACAGCATGGCCAAGACCTTGACGACACCAAAAGTAAAGGTCACCCTGCATACAACCGCCGGGGACCAATCAGTCCGGCTCTACCAGCCAGACCCACAAAAAGGGGAAGCCATCGCAGAAACTACACCGGACGCGCCACTCTATCGCATTAACCCGGGACTGATCAGGGACCTGACGAAAGACCTCTTCATTCTTCAAGACAAGCGACTCTTCGGCCTCGACTACACGGATGTGGCCATGCTCTCGGTCAAAACCAGGGATCAGGAATACGTGTTGATCAACCAGAGCGGGGAGTGGGTCCTGGAGGACCAGTCCATGGAGAAGGTCAGTCAAGAGGTGGCAGATCTCTTCGTCAGTCGGGTGGCCAATCTACCGGCGGAAGAACGGGTCATGAAACAATCCGCACCGCTCGCTCCCTATGGGCTCTTGTCTCCGTCCGCAGAGTTTGTCGCCACAGCAAAGGACGGCAAGGCCACGGGGAAATTGACGTTGGGCAGCCAGTCGGGAAATCTGCTCTATGCGACAGGCCAGCGACTCTCCGGTTTGTTCCAAGTGCGCCCGGACCTCCTGGCCCAGATTCCCTCTAAAACCGAGCTCCTCGGCAAGGTGCCGAGCGGAACGCCGTCACGGCAGTAA
- a CDS encoding cadherin-like beta sandwich domain-containing protein: MMHLCTRTGRSLAGLVLFLVGLNAYGCGDTGTQSQPAELGSLSTTAGILEPKFNPATTAYTVKLFGNETSTTITVSPRVAGDSIRINNQARTSQAVTLTSIGTNEVLNIVVTDTGVGNTSKSYTVRVSREEEDTTLQALSSLPGTVAPSPFDKTELEPSINGVGSSVTSIRLTATKSDSNTVMVIDIPTNPVTVPAGTAVGEATVQLGGTGSSTKVPITITGPKGGKSTYQVTINRGASDNAFLGSLSISPVNLKDFKPSNTLYEVSVPSGTDKVTVTGKPQDATASMKILVNGVEDPQPPIQLLGPGQTTPITVHVTAQDGKSQQDYVIRVKRDALAGNNNLQSLAISPGTLDPSFTANTTSYTVAVPNTLTSVTVTPRLQDASATITVNGQATNSGQARTVALNGAGSNTLVNIVVTAQNGTQKTYTANVARAALGGNNNLQSLAVSPGALDPAFAANTTSYTVDVASSVASITVTPTRQDPAATITVNGQPTNSGQGPTITLNGAGSNTLVNILVTAQNGSQKNYAVNVSRAALGSNNNLSAMSVSPGTLSPTFRADRVAYTVNVGSTINSLTVTATVQDAGASLTMNGQGASSGQPRSIPLDQPGTTTEINVVVNAPNGNPKTYQLDVIREALGGNNNLQNLSVSPDSLAPTFSASTVDYTVSVPSDVSSVTVTPTLQDTNATMTVNGQGSSSGQAITIPLGAEGSSTSVAIVVTAPNGSQKSYGVTINRAAPAAKPATPTVAPDLIPEDDSCEPNLPLNPNECFPPTSREDNITAVKRPKFGIPPPATGTPSLYVDTNKDTSASFDSGTNTLRPSANLSDGDHTITYTLTNAGGESDPSPALTVTINTTAPVQ, from the coding sequence ATGATGCATCTGTGCACCCGTACCGGACGATCTCTCGCTGGACTGGTCCTGTTTTTAGTGGGTTTGAACGCCTACGGATGCGGGGACACAGGAACCCAAAGCCAACCGGCGGAGCTTGGAAGCCTATCCACCACCGCTGGCATACTGGAACCAAAATTCAATCCTGCAACAACTGCTTATACCGTGAAGCTGTTCGGCAATGAAACAAGCACAACCATCACTGTCAGCCCTCGAGTCGCCGGTGACAGCATACGAATCAACAACCAGGCAAGAACTAGTCAGGCCGTCACTCTCACCTCGATAGGAACAAATGAAGTCCTAAATATTGTTGTCACGGATACAGGCGTAGGGAACACGTCAAAGTCCTATACCGTTCGGGTAAGCAGAGAGGAGGAGGATACCACGTTACAGGCGCTCTCATCTTTGCCGGGAACCGTGGCTCCCTCCCCATTCGATAAGACCGAACTGGAACCGTCGATTAATGGCGTCGGGAGCAGCGTCACAAGCATTAGGCTCACCGCCACGAAGTCTGACTCCAATACCGTGATGGTGATTGATATACCGACTAATCCAGTCACCGTCCCTGCGGGAACTGCAGTAGGAGAAGCGACCGTTCAGCTCGGCGGAACAGGATCCTCCACAAAGGTTCCGATCACCATCACGGGACCGAAAGGGGGCAAGAGCACCTACCAAGTGACAATCAATCGGGGTGCATCGGACAATGCTTTCTTGGGAAGCTTGTCCATTTCGCCGGTGAATCTAAAAGACTTCAAGCCTAGCAACACGCTATATGAGGTTAGCGTCCCGAGTGGCACCGACAAAGTCACGGTCACAGGAAAACCTCAAGACGCGACCGCGAGCATGAAGATATTGGTAAATGGCGTAGAAGACCCCCAACCACCTATTCAATTGCTTGGTCCAGGCCAAACCACCCCCATCACAGTCCATGTAACCGCGCAGGATGGAAAATCCCAACAGGACTACGTTATTAGGGTCAAGCGGGATGCCCTAGCCGGGAACAACAATCTACAGAGCTTGGCCATCTCACCAGGCACCCTCGATCCCTCCTTTACTGCGAATACGACGAGCTATACGGTGGCTGTACCAAACACCCTGACAAGCGTGACCGTCACACCACGGCTCCAAGATGCCAGTGCGACCATAACCGTGAATGGTCAAGCCACGAACTCTGGACAGGCCCGAACCGTTGCGTTGAATGGAGCGGGATCAAATACCCTGGTCAATATTGTCGTGACCGCGCAGAATGGCACTCAGAAAACCTATACCGCAAACGTTGCTCGGGCTGCCCTGGGCGGAAATAATAATTTACAAAGCTTGGCCGTCTCGCCGGGCGCCCTCGATCCCGCCTTTGCCGCGAATACCACGAGCTATACAGTGGATGTGGCCAGCAGCGTGGCCAGCATCACGGTCACGCCCACACGACAGGATCCTGCTGCCACGATCACCGTGAATGGGCAACCCACAAACTCAGGTCAGGGTCCAACCATAACGTTAAATGGGGCAGGATCAAATACCTTGGTCAATATCCTGGTGACCGCGCAGAACGGCAGTCAGAAAAATTACGCCGTGAACGTCAGCCGAGCCGCCCTAGGCAGCAACAATAATCTGTCGGCCATGAGCGTGTCACCTGGCACTCTGAGTCCCACATTCAGGGCTGATCGAGTCGCTTACACGGTGAACGTCGGCAGCACTATCAACAGCCTCACCGTGACCGCTACGGTACAGGATGCCGGGGCAAGCTTGACCATGAATGGTCAAGGAGCAAGCTCAGGCCAGCCACGCTCGATTCCTTTAGATCAGCCCGGCACTACTACAGAAATTAATGTTGTTGTGAACGCTCCGAATGGCAATCCTAAAACCTACCAACTCGACGTGATTCGAGAGGCACTCGGAGGCAACAACAATCTGCAAAACTTGTCTGTATCACCTGATAGCTTGGCTCCCACATTTAGCGCGTCCACTGTGGACTATACGGTTTCGGTTCCGAGCGATGTCTCAAGCGTAACGGTCACTCCAACACTTCAGGATACAAACGCCACCATGACGGTTAATGGACAAGGGTCGAGTTCTGGGCAGGCGATCACCATCCCGCTTGGAGCTGAAGGATCAAGCACAAGTGTGGCTATTGTTGTGACTGCTCCCAATGGAAGTCAAAAATCCTATGGTGTCACCATTAACCGCGCAGCGCCCGCTGCAAAACCGGCAACGCCAACGGTTGCGCCGGACCTGATACCGGAAGACGACTCCTGTGAACCGAATCTTCCTCTTAATCCGAATGAGTGCTTTCCTCCTACCTCTCGTGAGGACAATATCACCGCCGTCAAAAGACCAAAATTCGGGATACCTCCGCCTGCAACGGGAACTCCAAGCCTTTATGTTGATACGAACAAGGATACTTCGGCATCGTTTGATTCCGGGACCAACACGCTCCGGCCATCAGCAAATCTCAGTGACGGAGATCACACAATTACCTACACACTGACGAATGCTGGAGGTGAGTCTGACCCAAGTCCAGCATTGACGGTGACCATCAACACTACCGCCCCTGTCCAGTAG
- a CDS encoding cadherin-like beta sandwich domain-containing protein yields MKHLLTFSKTCCTVFLVAAIGLATYGCSDSVSISEQTVEVPLSSLTVTPGTIQPAFSSNTTTYTVDAPTGTATVTVVATPKSSTTLVTIDGTIASQRSISLGSPGSIKIIPIVLESQNGLTSTYTVTVTRLLSGDNNLSALSVKANNATPPLVPGFDANSLDYKVDVQTNVASVTITATKSDPNAAMLVGSITVPAGTNPGVASITLGSPGTTTPIPIEVTAPNGSKKTYTLSIKRLAGDNNLSALNVSVGTLNPVFVAGTTLYTVDVATHVTSVDVSATKSDPNAVMSGSLSAGVGVNPGQATIFLNGPGVPTSVSITVTAPNGDSKAYSLTVNRASSNDNNLSGVTVASSASLLPLSPSFTPSTQDYVVDVASDVAEVSVTATLEDPNASMTIAGQGTSSGQPRNIPLLGAPPSSTTIDIIVIAQDTSQKPYRITANRAAPSSDANLSGLSVVPGTLDQLFAPNTLAYTIINVLTGETVVLVTATKSDPNATMSSMGSVIAFPGTPDAVVQVPLGSTVDITVIAQDAVTSKSYAVTFNP; encoded by the coding sequence ATGAAACACCTTCTGACCTTCAGCAAGACCTGTTGCACCGTGTTTCTTGTCGCGGCAATCGGCTTAGCGACCTATGGATGCTCGGACAGCGTTTCGATCTCAGAACAAACCGTAGAAGTTCCCCTCTCTAGCCTCACAGTCACTCCTGGAACAATCCAGCCCGCGTTTTCAAGCAATACCACCACCTATACAGTTGACGCCCCAACCGGCACTGCAACGGTCACCGTGGTCGCCACCCCGAAAAGCAGCACAACACTCGTAACAATTGATGGCACGATAGCCTCACAACGCTCCATATCCCTCGGCTCTCCAGGATCGATTAAAATAATCCCCATCGTTCTAGAGTCACAGAATGGGCTCACGAGCACCTATACAGTCACGGTCACAAGACTCTTATCAGGCGATAACAATCTCTCGGCATTGAGCGTCAAAGCCAATAACGCAACTCCGCCCTTGGTTCCTGGCTTTGATGCAAATAGCCTGGACTACAAGGTGGATGTCCAGACAAACGTCGCGTCCGTGACGATCACTGCCACCAAGTCAGATCCGAATGCCGCGATGCTGGTCGGGTCTATCACTGTTCCGGCAGGAACAAATCCTGGAGTAGCGTCCATTACACTAGGCAGCCCCGGGACAACCACGCCTATCCCAATCGAAGTGACCGCACCAAATGGCAGCAAGAAGACCTATACCCTATCCATAAAACGACTCGCAGGAGATAACAACCTGTCGGCATTGAACGTCTCAGTCGGTACCTTGAATCCTGTCTTCGTCGCAGGCACTACACTCTACACAGTAGACGTGGCCACCCATGTCACCAGCGTGGATGTCTCGGCAACGAAATCCGACCCGAACGCCGTGATGTCTGGATCTTTATCTGCAGGAGTCGGAGTCAACCCCGGCCAGGCAACCATCTTCCTAAACGGACCAGGGGTACCAACATCTGTGTCAATCACAGTGACCGCACCTAATGGTGATTCAAAAGCCTATAGCCTCACTGTGAATCGAGCGTCATCGAACGACAACAATTTGTCTGGAGTAACGGTAGCATCTAGCGCTTCTCTTCTTCCCCTATCTCCCTCCTTTACTCCGAGCACTCAGGACTACGTGGTAGATGTGGCAAGCGACGTCGCTGAAGTTTCGGTGACTGCTACACTTGAAGATCCGAACGCGAGCATGACAATCGCGGGACAAGGAACCAGCTCAGGTCAGCCTCGTAACATCCCGTTGTTAGGTGCACCACCATCAAGCACAACAATTGACATCATCGTAATCGCACAAGATACCAGCCAAAAGCCTTACCGTATTACTGCAAACAGAGCTGCGCCATCGAGCGATGCCAATCTATCTGGATTGAGTGTGGTCCCAGGCACTTTAGATCAACTTTTTGCTCCTAATACCTTGGCCTACACAATCATAAACGTACTGACAGGTGAGACCGTCGTTCTTGTGACTGCTACTAAGTCTGATCCAAATGCCACAATGTCCTCAATGGGATCGGTTATCGCCTTCCCCGGGACCCCAGACGCTGTAGTACAAGTTCCACTGGGGTCAACGGTGGATATTACGGTGATCGCGCAAGATGCAGTAACGAGCAAGTCTTACGCTGTCACCTTCAACCCATAG
- a CDS encoding cadherin-like beta sandwich domain-containing protein, with product MKHRFAFYTRYLALTLLAGTISFEISGCNDTGSIDPGPQLVSLSVSGASLQPPFAGDTTSYTVDLPSNQQDITISATKSAANDVLSGAIIAPAGQVTGQATIQAPGPGSTKDVSLTVTSSDGRAKIYTVTLRAITLSGDNSLKTLTISPGTLAPAFSAGTQDYTVNVASTVTEVTVVTTKSDPNAVISGDVPNEGRATLKLDGPGTTKIVSLIVTAPNGTSRTYTITIKRARPSSDDALAGLTVTPGSLSPDFASDILSYRVTVPNNVESVTISATKSDPNAVLSTPGSIVAAAGTPVGQISLPLQERRTEVELIVTAQNGVNTQAYAITVIRSRR from the coding sequence ATGAAACACCGCTTCGCTTTCTATACACGATACCTTGCTCTCACTCTTCTCGCCGGGACTATCAGTTTTGAAATCTCTGGCTGCAATGACACAGGATCAATTGATCCAGGCCCTCAACTGGTCAGCCTTTCCGTCTCCGGCGCGTCGCTCCAACCGCCATTCGCCGGCGACACGACCAGCTATACGGTTGATCTGCCCAGCAACCAGCAAGACATCACCATTTCAGCAACGAAATCTGCAGCGAATGACGTATTGTCTGGTGCCATCATTGCTCCGGCAGGACAAGTCACCGGTCAGGCTACGATTCAAGCGCCCGGACCTGGATCAACGAAGGATGTCTCCTTGACTGTCACTTCTTCCGATGGAAGAGCGAAAATCTACACCGTGACCCTGCGGGCGATCACCCTTTCCGGAGACAACAGCCTTAAGACCTTGACGATATCGCCAGGCACCTTGGCTCCTGCCTTTTCAGCAGGCACTCAGGACTATACGGTGAATGTGGCCAGCACCGTCACCGAAGTGACCGTCGTGACAACTAAATCTGATCCCAATGCCGTGATCTCAGGTGATGTGCCTAACGAAGGGCGCGCGACACTCAAGCTTGATGGCCCAGGGACCACCAAGATTGTCTCGTTGATCGTCACAGCCCCGAACGGAACCTCGAGGACCTATACCATCACCATCAAACGAGCGAGACCCTCGAGCGACGATGCGCTCGCTGGCTTGACAGTCACTCCTGGTTCCTTAAGCCCTGACTTTGCATCGGATATCTTGAGTTACCGGGTGACCGTACCTAACAACGTGGAGAGTGTAACCATCTCTGCAACGAAGTCTGATCCCAATGCCGTGCTGTCCACACCTGGTTCCATAGTCGCGGCGGCAGGAACACCCGTCGGACAAATCTCCCTCCCCCTTCAGGAAAGACGCACTGAGGTGGAGCTGATCGTCACTGCACAGAACGGTGTGAATACACAGGCTTACGCCATCACTGTGATTCGGTCTCGCCGATAG
- a CDS encoding cadherin-like beta sandwich domain-containing protein, protein MKPRLIITRADWVALCLVVLCVTPYGCKDSASVSDKPDVPLASLSVTPATLLPAFSSEATSYTAQAPTTATSVTVTATPQDSTVTVSIDGTIGTQRSIALDQPGSTKTIPIVLTTQTGTDSTYSVRVTRLLSGDNNLKTLTVTPGSLSPLFDPTKPDYTLDVATNISTVAIAATKADPGAVLSGTVSNDGRATIQLDGPGTSKAVSIIVTAPNGESKTYRITINRAASSNNNLSALRVQVGTADQTLSPGFTSGETNYRVDVGTTVTSITITATKADPLAVISGGIPNESQATIPLDGPGTSKVVLITVTAQDATTSKIYRITVNRAASSNNNLSALSITPGPLEPLFAANTLDYTVTVAHTISAVVISATKEDPNAVISGSVPNEGQATIPLDGPGTSKVVLITVTAQDATTSKTYRVTVNRRASNDSSLSALTVSAGTLDPPFASNILNYTVQVGLLVGGVTISATKTDPNATMSSLGSVIAAPGNPTGQVTVAPGLGIGVPVDIQVIAQDGINTTTHRITVNRGLF, encoded by the coding sequence ATGAAACCCCGGTTGATCATCACAAGAGCAGATTGGGTTGCTCTTTGCCTCGTTGTTCTCTGTGTGACTCCCTACGGCTGTAAAGATTCTGCATCAGTTTCAGATAAACCCGATGTCCCACTAGCCAGCCTCAGCGTCACACCAGCCACCCTTCTGCCGGCTTTTTCCAGCGAGGCCACGAGCTACACCGCCCAGGCTCCGACGACAGCTACCAGTGTCACGGTCACCGCTACCCCCCAGGACAGCACGGTAACGGTATCGATCGACGGGACTATCGGCACGCAGCGTTCCATTGCCCTCGACCAACCGGGATCGACCAAAACGATCCCCATCGTGTTAACAACACAGACCGGTACGGACAGCACCTATTCGGTTCGTGTGACACGACTACTCTCGGGTGACAACAATCTGAAGACCTTGACTGTCACACCAGGTTCATTGAGCCCTCTCTTTGATCCAACCAAGCCCGATTACACCCTGGACGTGGCCACCAACATCTCCACTGTCGCCATAGCCGCAACCAAGGCCGATCCTGGGGCGGTGCTATCGGGGACCGTGTCCAATGACGGACGCGCCACCATTCAGCTTGATGGGCCGGGAACAAGTAAGGCGGTCTCGATCATCGTGACGGCCCCAAATGGCGAGAGCAAGACCTATCGGATCACCATCAACCGCGCGGCTTCGAGCAACAACAATCTGTCAGCCTTGCGCGTGCAAGTCGGCACCGCTGATCAAACCTTATCTCCTGGCTTTACTTCTGGAGAGACCAACTACAGGGTGGATGTGGGGACCACGGTTACCAGTATCACCATCACAGCAACCAAGGCTGATCCCCTTGCGGTGATTTCTGGTGGCATTCCCAATGAAAGCCAAGCCACCATACCGCTTGACGGCCCAGGAACCAGCAAAGTCGTCTTGATTACGGTCACCGCCCAGGATGCGACCACCTCGAAAATCTACCGCATCACCGTCAACCGCGCGGCATCGAGCAACAACAACCTATCGGCCTTGAGCATAACGCCGGGTCCTCTAGAGCCCCTGTTTGCTGCCAACACGCTGGACTATACGGTCACTGTTGCTCACACTATTTCCGCCGTCGTCATTTCTGCAACGAAGGAAGATCCGAATGCGGTCATATCAGGGTCTGTGCCAAACGAAGGCCAAGCCACCATACCGCTTGACGGCCCAGGGACCAGCAAAGTCGTCTTGATTACGGTCACCGCCCAGGATGCGACCACTTCGAAAACCTACCGCGTCACTGTCAACCGGCGTGCATCCAACGACAGCTCGCTGTCGGCCTTGACTGTGAGTGCCGGCACATTGGATCCTCCCTTCGCCTCCAATATCTTGAACTATACGGTCCAAGTTGGTCTCCTCGTCGGCGGCGTCACTATCTCAGCAACCAAGACTGACCCCAATGCCACCATGTCCTCACTAGGCTCGGTGATTGCAGCACCTGGCAATCCAACCGGCCAGGTGACGGTCGCGCCAGGACTGGGGATTGGCGTGCCGGTTGATATTCAGGTGATAGCGCAGGATGGAATAAACACAACGACCCACAGGATTACTGTGAATCGAGGACTTTTCTAG
- a CDS encoding cadherin-like beta sandwich domain-containing protein produces MSMKHTLISTSCHTAVLLITLCFSASGCKDSASISERSVEVPLASLTITPPGGLQPAFSSNTTSYTASVPTAVTSVTVTASPQSSTTTIMIKGVITPAGQGHPVPLGQPGSTTPIEVVASSQNGLESRYTVTVTRRLSGDNRLSDLKVTTSTVLQPLLPRFDTNVLNYTVNVANTVEQVTITATKSDQSATMLMSSAANSVSIGPGINPGQLPVTLGNPGTTTSVSITVTAPSGAAETYSITINRLFSNDSLLSALQVNAGSLDPPFAPDTENYTVKVGLLVPDVTITATKSDPNATMSALGSVIATAGTPTGQVIISPGLGPNPPVGIAVIAQDGVTSTTYNVTVIRGL; encoded by the coding sequence ATGTCCATGAAGCACACGCTCATTTCTACAAGTTGCCACACCGCTGTCCTTCTCATCACCCTCTGCTTCAGTGCCTCTGGCTGCAAAGACAGTGCGTCAATCTCAGAACGCTCGGTAGAAGTACCCCTTGCCAGTCTAACCATAACCCCACCCGGTGGGCTCCAACCGGCCTTTTCTAGCAATACCACCAGCTATACCGCTAGCGTGCCCACTGCCGTGACCAGTGTGACAGTGACAGCCAGTCCCCAAAGTAGCACGACCACGATTATGATCAAGGGGGTGATCACCCCTGCAGGGCAAGGCCACCCTGTGCCACTCGGCCAGCCTGGATCAACCACCCCCATCGAAGTGGTCGCTTCCTCACAAAACGGGCTTGAAAGCAGGTACACCGTCACGGTCACACGGCGACTTTCAGGCGATAACCGCCTCTCAGATTTGAAAGTGACAACAAGTACTGTCCTGCAGCCGTTGTTGCCGAGATTTGATACCAATGTTCTGAACTATACGGTGAACGTGGCAAACACCGTTGAACAGGTCACGATCACCGCCACCAAGTCCGACCAGAGTGCCACGATGCTGATGAGTTCAGCGGCGAACTCCGTCAGTATTGGGCCAGGGATCAATCCCGGGCAATTACCGGTCACGCTTGGTAATCCAGGGACAACCACCTCTGTGTCGATTACTGTCACCGCACCCAGTGGAGCCGCCGAGACCTACTCCATCACCATCAACCGCCTCTTCTCCAACGACAGTCTTCTGTCTGCGTTACAAGTAAACGCGGGTTCTTTGGACCCACCCTTTGCGCCCGACACAGAGAACTATACCGTGAAGGTAGGCCTCCTCGTCCCCGATGTCACCATCACGGCGACGAAATCCGATCCGAATGCCACAATGTCGGCGTTGGGATCGGTGATTGCCACGGCAGGAACCCCAACCGGCCAGGTGATCATCTCGCCGGGGCTGGGCCCAAATCCACCGGTTGGAATAGCCGTCATTGCGCAAGACGGAGTGACCAGCACGACGTACAACGTCACTGTTATTCGAGGGCTCTAG
- a CDS encoding response regulator transcription factor, with amino-acid sequence MEKIKVLIADDHRVVREGLAAILKTKEDIHVLGEAQDGMEAVEKARALLPDVILMDVSMPRMGGVEATRQIKREFPHIGVVALTMYEEQQYIFDLVRAGATGYLLKDSESSQIVAAIRAIYRGESLIHPSVASKILAEFSLMAQKKGKKSAWAEHDLTEREITVLRLVADGKTNKEIANSLDLSEKTVKNHVRNIFHKLQVYDRTQAAILAIRKGLIELDPKR; translated from the coding sequence ATGGAAAAGATTAAGGTCCTCATCGCCGACGACCATCGGGTCGTCCGAGAAGGGTTAGCCGCTATTCTCAAGACGAAAGAAGATATTCATGTCCTCGGCGAGGCGCAGGATGGGATGGAAGCGGTGGAGAAAGCCCGCGCCTTGCTTCCGGACGTGATTCTGATGGACGTCAGTATGCCACGAATGGGCGGCGTCGAGGCGACCAGACAGATCAAGCGTGAATTCCCACACATCGGCGTGGTCGCGTTGACCATGTATGAGGAACAGCAATACATCTTTGACCTGGTCCGTGCAGGCGCGACAGGATATCTCCTGAAGGACTCTGAATCGTCGCAGATCGTGGCGGCTATCCGCGCGATCTACCGTGGAGAATCGTTGATCCACCCATCGGTCGCCAGCAAAATCCTGGCCGAGTTTTCGCTCATGGCGCAGAAAAAAGGGAAAAAGTCGGCATGGGCCGAGCATGATTTGACGGAGCGGGAAATTACCGTGTTGCGGTTGGTCGCTGATGGAAAGACCAATAAAGAAATCGCCAATAGTTTGGACCTCAGTGAAAAGACGGTCAAGAATCACGTCAGGAATATTTTTCACAAGTTACAAGTGTACGACCGCACCCAGGCGGCCATTCTCGCCATCCGCAAAGGTTTAATCGAGCTGGACCCAAAACGATAG